From Acidobacteriota bacterium, a single genomic window includes:
- a CDS encoding Hsp20 family protein: protein MREVSRGRFERGFTLPEGLRTEELKARFDKGVLEVSVPLPAEVQPRRIEIEAPATHQIKAA, encoded by the coding sequence ATCCGCGAGGTCTCCCGTGGCCGTTTCGAGCGCGGCTTCACCCTGCCCGAAGGGCTCCGGACCGAGGAGCTGAAGGCACGGTTCGACAAGGGCGTCCTCGAGGTGAGCGTGCCCCTGCCTGCCGAGGTCCAGCCCCGTCGAATCGAGATCGAGGCCCCGGCGACGCATCAGATCAAGGCGGCGTGA